The genomic DNA ATGGTATCCCTTAAATACTGGTATTGTTGGTTTTCGTTGTTTTTTCATGCGACAATTTTATGTCGCATTAATTGCTTGTAAATTAATTTTTTTAAAAAAAAGAGGTGTCTTTTGGGACACCCCCTATTATATATTTTATTCAAATTTTCACATTTAGGAATAATTAGTGCAACTTTTTTTAAAGTTGAATAATTTTGTGTTGAAATTATATTGAATATATAGCATAGTATATACAATTGTATATAATTAGGTATATTATAAGGGTGGATTATGAATAATGAATTATTGAACATTGCAGCAAAAACCGCAGAATCTGTAATAGATGAGGCTGATTCCCTTGATATACTTCAACTGGTAAGTTTTAAGCTTGATGAAATTGAATACGGTATTGATATATTATCAGTGCATGAAATACTGCGTATACCGGAAATTACGCGTCTTCCCAATACACCTGAATATATTAAAGGCGTTATTAATCTGCGTGGTAATGTTATTCCTGTGGTTGATATACGCTTACGGTTTGGTATGCAACAGGTTACATTAACTGAACTAAGCAGGATTATTGTTGTGGAGATTGGCGAAAAATTAGTAGGTCTTTTAGTAGATAACGTACATCAGGTAATACGATTGTCACGCTCAAGAATTGATGAGCCTCATGATCTGATTGAAGGCATTTCAACAGAATTTATAAGTGGTATTGGCCGATTGCAGGATAGGCTTATTGTGATCCTTCGACTTGATAATATTCTTTTCAGCGATGAGCAATGATTTTTTTATATTTGAGGTGATAAAATGGGCTTTTCCTTAGGTGAATATCAGGATATGTTTCTGGAAGAAGCTGATGAACTTTTACAGGAACTCAATCAGAATTTACTCAAACTTGAAAAAAATCCTTCTGATGATGAGATTATAAATAATATTTTCAGGGCCGCACATTCACTAAAAAGCTCTGCAGCCTTTGTGGGCTTAACTGATCTGGGGGATTTAGCTCATAAGATGGAAAATCTCCTTCAGGGCATTCGTGACAAGGTTATGAAAGTAACACCTGCTATTGTGGATGTATTGTTCCAGTGTTTTGATGTTATTAATGATGTGATACGGGAAGTGTCCTCAGGGAATCCACCTTCAAAAGATTTTTCATCTTTAGTAAAAAAAATTGAATCAGTTGGCCAGCAGGGAAACATAAAGGAAGAAAAGAAAGAAACACCAGCTCCCAAAAAGATACAATTATCAACTAACATTATTAAAGATATACGAAACGGGATTAACAATGGTTTGTCGTGTTGCGAAATTGCCATAACCATTGATCCCAATGCTGCCATGAAATCACTAAAAGTACAGCTGGTATTAACCAATCTGGAAAAGATTGCTGATATCCTGGTTACTATCCCCACAATTGAAGAAGTTTCCATGCCGGAATTTGATAACAGGGTGCAGATTATTTTATTAACAAGTGCTACCGTTGAGGAATTAAAGAAAGCATGTGAGGTTGATCAGGTTACAAGAATAGACTTAAGGAAAATTGAACTGGTAAAAAAGGATAATAAGGTTGCTCTTAAATATCATGAGCAGGAAACGCTTTTTGAGGAAAAACCTGAGGAAGAAATAAAGGTAAGGGATGTTGAGGAAGATGTAATACCTGATGAAGAAGAAAAAGATGAAATAGTAATCAGGTCAAAAGATGATAAGAAGACGTTGCAACTGAGGACGGTAAAGGTTTCGGTAGAAAAGCTTGATCAGCTATTAAACAATGTTGGAGAACTTGTTATAGCTAATTCAGGCTTTTATAAATTATACGAGGAAATGCGGCGTTTGAACATTGAAAAGAGTATAATAAATGAATTTAAAAACCGCATGGAGCAGATGTCACGTATTGCCAAGGATTTACAGAGTGGCATAATGAAAACCAGGATGGTCCCTATTGGACAGGTTTTTTCAAGGTTTAACCGACTGGTTCGTGATCTGGCAAAAGAATTTGATAAAAAAGTTGTTCTGGAAATTAAGGGTGAAGAAACAGAACTGGATAAGAA from Spirochaetota bacterium includes the following:
- a CDS encoding chemotaxis protein CheW; its protein translation is MNNELLNIAAKTAESVIDEADSLDILQLVSFKLDEIEYGIDILSVHEILRIPEITRLPNTPEYIKGVINLRGNVIPVVDIRLRFGMQQVTLTELSRIIVVEIGEKLVGLLVDNVHQVIRLSRSRIDEPHDLIEGISTEFISGIGRLQDRLIVILRLDNILFSDEQ